One Trichosurus vulpecula isolate mTriVul1 chromosome 7, mTriVul1.pri, whole genome shotgun sequence genomic region harbors:
- the LOC118857071 gene encoding bile acid receptor-like, translating to MKQWELYQNMADTYVAVSDGYCLAEPIQYYDVMPEQINYQLQDPDYQVASYCQYSTVQFSPALQSLPSHSHCNTYSLDSQYNDGQYILSTSELNKPTCMVTHDAEDGYPGIKRSKLNHSSVRIKGQEELCVVCGDKASGYHYNALTCEGCKGFFRRSITKNAVYRCKNGGHCEMDMYMRRKCQECRLKKCKAMGMLAECLLTEVQCKSKRLRKNFKQKNSFFCNIKLEEEGIDNKHVSSTTRSRKVLQDRIELTPVEHQLIDHIVAAHQRYTIPLEEAKKLLQEYANPEESFLRLSETAVLHVQVLVDFTKRLPGFESLASEDQIALLKGSTVEAMFLRSAQIYNQKVNECLSSVSENAVRFSDHSLNYHNQNADQSVLYSMETRHNEESPTSTTTSGITEDFITALFYFYKSMGELNVTETEYALLAATTVFFSDRPLLKNKQHVEKLQEPFLGILYKYSKIYHPEDPQHFARLIGRLTELRTLNHNHSEVLITWKSKDPKLNSLLCEIWDMH from the exons ATGTAATGCCAGAACAGATCAATTATCAACTGCAGGACCCTGATTACCAAGTGGCATCTTACTGTCAGTATTCAACCGTCCAGTTTTCTCCAGCTTTACAGTCTCTACCTTCTCACAGTCACTGTAACACATACAGTCTGGATTCCCAGTATAATGATGGGCAATACATACTCAGCACTAGTGAATTAAATAAGCCCACTTGTATGGTTACTCATGATGCTGAGGATGGATATCCAGGAATAAAAAGATCTAAGCTAAATCATTCTTCTGTGAGAATTAAAGGACAAGAAGAACTTTGTGTAGTTTGCGGTGATAAAGCTTCAGGATATCATTATAATGCACTTACCTGTGAAGGTTGTAAAG GTTTTTTTCGTCGCAGCATCACCAAAAATGCAGTATACAGATGCAAGAATGGTGGGCACTGTGAAATGGACATGTACATGCGTAGAAAATGTCAAGAATGCCGTTTGAAAAAGTGTAAGGCAATGGGAATGTTAGCAGAAT GTTTGCTAACAGAAGTACAGTGTAAATCCAAACGACTTCGAAAAAACTTCAAGCAGAAGAATAGCTTTTTTTGTAACATCAAATTGGAAGAAGAAGGCATAGATAATAAGCATGTGTCATCTACAACTAGATCTAGAAAAGTG CTACAGGACAGAATAGAACTAACTCCAGTGGAACATCAGCTCATTGATCACATCGTGGCTGCTCATCAAAGATACACAATTCCACTAGAGGAAGCAAAGAAATTA CTCCAGGAATATGCAAATCCTGAGGAAAGTTTCTTGCGGCTTTCAGAGACAGCAGTGCTTCATGTTCAGGTGCTGGTGGATTTTACAAAGAGACTTCCag GATTTGAAAGTTTGGCCAGTGAGGATCAGATTGCATTGCTGAAGGGGTCAACAGTTGAAGCAATGTTCCTTCGTTCAGCTCAAATCTATAATCAGAAAGTTAATGAGTGTCTTTCGTCAGTCAGTGAAA ATGCTGTAAGGTTTTCTGATCATTCATTAAATTATCACAATCAGAATGCGGATCAAAGTGTTCTTTATTCTATGGAAACACGTCACAATGAAGAGAGTCCAACTTCTACTACTACATCTG GCATCACTGAAGATTTTATTACTGCACTCTTTTACTTCTACAAAAGCATGGGAGAACTTAATGTTACTGAAACTGAGTATGCTCTGCTTGCAGCGACAACTGTGTTTTTTTCAG ATCGTCCACTACTTAAAAATAAGCAACATGTGGAAAAACTACAGGAACCATTTTTAGGAATTTTGTataaatattcaaaaatatatCATCCAGAAGATCCTCAACATTTTGCTCGTCTCATAGGAAGACTTACTGAACTCAGAACACTGAATCACAACCATTCAGAAGTTTTGATCACCTGGAAATCCAAGGACCCCAAACTTAATAGTTTACTCTGTGAGATTTGGGATATGCACTGA